A genome region from Chengkuizengella sp. SCS-71B includes the following:
- a CDS encoding SDR family oxidoreductase, translating into MKNKVVMITGASKGLGKALAVAFAKQGADLAICARGQEALDAIHNELKQFNIQVLAVKADASNVRDVERFIALTENVFGHIDVLINNASILGPSPMPYLLDYPEEDFEQVLKINTVGPFLVTRRVIADMLQRKQGSIINVTSEAGNVGYAGWGAYGISKFAIEGLTETWADEVNGTGVRVNMVDPGEMDTEMHALAVPDTDYELADPNDLTEVFIYLASEESSQINGKRFRAQEFVREGEAL; encoded by the coding sequence ATGAAAAATAAAGTAGTCATGATAACTGGCGCATCAAAAGGTCTAGGTAAAGCTTTAGCCGTAGCATTTGCTAAGCAAGGTGCTGATTTAGCTATTTGTGCTAGAGGGCAAGAAGCATTAGATGCAATACACAATGAACTAAAACAATTTAATATCCAAGTTCTAGCGGTAAAGGCAGATGCTTCTAACGTACGAGATGTAGAACGTTTCATAGCTTTAACGGAGAACGTGTTTGGACATATAGATGTACTTATTAATAATGCTTCCATTTTAGGTCCTAGCCCAATGCCATATTTGTTAGATTACCCTGAAGAAGATTTTGAACAGGTTTTAAAGATAAACACAGTGGGTCCATTTTTAGTTACACGCAGAGTCATCGCCGATATGCTTCAACGCAAGCAAGGGTCTATCATTAATGTTACTTCTGAAGCGGGTAATGTAGGATACGCTGGATGGGGAGCTTATGGTATTTCTAAGTTTGCGATTGAAGGGTTAACAGAAACTTGGGCTGATGAAGTCAATGGTACTGGAGTTAGAGTGAATATGGTTGATCCTGGAGAGATGGATACAGAGATGCACGCTTTAGCAGTACCAGATACAGATTATGAATTAGCAGATCCAAATGATCTAACAGAGGTATTTATTTACCTAGCTTCAGAAGAATCCAGCCAAATCAATGGCAAAAGGTTCAGAGCACAAGAATTTGTGAGAGAAGGTGAAGCACTATGA
- a CDS encoding methionine ABC transporter ATP-binding protein, giving the protein MIKLKQVTKTYETGDSIVTAVQKVDLNIAAGEIFGIIGYSGAGKSTLIRLLNGLETPTHGTITVAERNMTTISRRELRKARQEIGMIFQHFNLLWSRTVQENISFPLEIAGIPKKERMNIVNEMIKLVGLEGRKNSYPSQLSGGQKQRVGIARALANRPKVLLCDEATSALDPQTTDSILDLLVDINQKLGITIVLITHEMHVIRKICHRVAMMEDGQVVEEGNVFDVFQNPQQSMTKRFVNQVIEPESSNEMIENLLVQHPKGKVIQLTFIGDTAEMPLITNVIRKFDVSFNILHGKVSQTYGGAVGTMFVHVDGEPEKVEHSIKYIRQQKVKVEVLTHERITA; this is encoded by the coding sequence ATGATTAAATTAAAGCAAGTAACCAAAACATATGAGACTGGAGACAGTATCGTGACAGCTGTTCAAAAAGTAGATTTGAATATTGCTGCTGGTGAAATATTCGGAATTATTGGTTATAGTGGGGCTGGTAAAAGCACATTGATCCGTTTACTGAATGGATTAGAAACTCCAACTCACGGAACCATTACTGTTGCTGAAAGAAATATGACAACAATTAGTAGACGAGAATTAAGAAAAGCTCGACAAGAGATCGGCATGATTTTTCAACATTTTAATTTATTGTGGTCACGAACGGTTCAGGAGAATATTTCATTTCCACTTGAAATAGCAGGTATACCTAAAAAAGAGCGTATGAATATAGTAAATGAAATGATTAAACTAGTTGGATTAGAGGGTAGGAAGAATTCATATCCATCACAACTAAGTGGTGGTCAAAAGCAGCGGGTTGGTATTGCCAGGGCATTGGCGAATAGGCCAAAAGTGCTGTTATGCGATGAGGCTACGTCTGCATTAGACCCACAAACGACAGATTCTATCTTGGATCTTTTAGTAGATATCAATCAAAAGTTAGGAATAACCATCGTGTTAATCACGCATGAAATGCACGTGATACGTAAAATATGTCATCGTGTTGCAATGATGGAAGATGGACAGGTTGTAGAGGAAGGAAACGTATTTGATGTATTTCAAAATCCTCAGCAATCCATGACGAAAAGATTTGTAAACCAAGTCATTGAACCAGAATCTTCGAATGAAATGATAGAAAACTTATTAGTTCAACATCCAAAAGGAAAAGTCATTCAATTGACCTTCATAGGTGATACAGCTGAGATGCCTTTGATTACAAATGTGATCAGAAAGTTTGATGTAAGTTTTAATATATTACATGGAAAAGTTTCTCAAACATATGGAGGAGCAGTAGGAACCATGTTTGTACATGTGGATGGTGAACCAGAAAAAGTAGAACATTCTATAAAATACATTCGACAGCAAAAGGTGAAGGTGGAGGTGTTAACCCATGAAAGAATTACTGCCTAA
- a CDS encoding glycerate kinase codes for MKIVIVPDSYKGSLSAFDVGTTIKEGFASSMKGVEFEVIPMADGGEGTLDTLISATRGELKSVEATGAMGETIATCYGILGDNKTVVIEIAKIVGLPMVSTDQRNPMLTTTAGIGEIMLHVMDLGFRHFIIGLGGSASNDGGIGMLSALGITFLNHNGEKVGSNASSLQEIYEVDFSTLDPRIKECEIKIASDVENPLCGEFGATVVFGPQKGATKQQVKVLDAALNEYASLIELHLHHSFQNKPGAGAAGGLGFAFLILEGQMFSGAKICIDATGLREKIKNADLVITGEGQSDYQTLYGKVPIQIAKIAIEYQVDAILISGALGEGYEKLYEFFNSCHSIVPGPMSLEEAMKHTKLNLFEKALNVGKLLNLGFTK; via the coding sequence ATGAAAATTGTTATCGTTCCGGATTCTTATAAAGGGAGTTTATCAGCATTTGATGTAGGCACAACAATAAAAGAAGGTTTTGCCTCATCTATGAAAGGTGTAGAGTTTGAAGTTATTCCAATGGCTGATGGAGGCGAAGGAACACTAGATACATTAATTTCTGCTACAAGAGGTGAGCTGAAGTCTGTTGAAGCAACGGGAGCAATGGGAGAAACGATTGCTACTTGTTATGGAATACTAGGAGATAATAAAACAGTAGTGATAGAAATCGCTAAAATCGTTGGACTCCCTATGGTTTCAACAGATCAAAGAAATCCAATGTTGACTACAACTGCTGGGATTGGTGAGATTATGCTTCATGTTATGGATCTTGGTTTTCGTCATTTTATTATTGGGCTTGGCGGCAGTGCTTCTAACGACGGTGGTATAGGGATGTTATCTGCTTTGGGGATTACTTTTTTGAATCACAATGGAGAAAAAGTAGGGTCAAATGCATCCTCATTGCAAGAGATCTATGAAGTAGATTTTTCTACACTTGATCCACGAATTAAAGAATGTGAGATTAAAATTGCTAGCGATGTAGAAAACCCACTGTGTGGTGAATTCGGTGCAACAGTTGTATTTGGTCCACAAAAAGGAGCAACAAAGCAACAAGTAAAGGTGTTAGATGCAGCGTTAAATGAATATGCATCGTTAATTGAACTACATTTACATCATTCATTTCAAAACAAACCTGGAGCAGGGGCAGCGGGTGGTTTAGGTTTTGCTTTTCTAATATTAGAAGGTCAAATGTTCTCAGGTGCGAAAATTTGTATTGATGCTACAGGATTAAGGGAGAAAATAAAGAATGCAGATCTGGTCATAACAGGAGAAGGACAAAGTGATTATCAGACACTTTATGGAAAAGTTCCGATACAAATTGCAAAAATAGCAATAGAATATCAGGTTGATGCTATACTCATATCAGGTGCCCTAGGTGAAGGTTATGAGAAGTTATATGAATTTTTTAATAGTTGTCACTCCATTGTTCCAGGACCTATGTCATTAGAAGAAGCAATGAAGCACACAAAACTGAATTTATTTGAAAAAGCTCTTAATGTTGGGAAGTTACTGAATTTAGGTTTTACTAAATAA
- a CDS encoding aminopeptidase: MSEFESKLDKYAETVVKVGLNVQKGQDVNITAPVHATNFVRKVVKHAYLAGARQVLVDYQDDKLDLLKYELASEEGLKAFPSWKVKGMMEMADNNAAFLGIRSKNPELLKDVDPERLAIVDKVSVTENKEYSQNYISTGRISWTLVSYPSPEWAQLVFPNLTEDESLEKLWEAMFDVTRVNQENPVGEWKEHMRGLANRAEILNKKKYKKLHYRATGTDLTIELHKDHKWMCANFTNEKGTEFVPNMPTEEVFTIPFKKGVNGTVASTKPLNYKGSLINHFSLTFKEGKVVDFKAEEGYEILKNLLSIDEGAKYLGEVALVPHDSPISNSNLVFYDTLYDENASCHIALGNALKTCVENVKEKSKEDFEEMGFNESLTHVDFMIGSGELDIDGETEDGTKEAIFRSGNWVI, translated from the coding sequence TTGAGTGAATTTGAAAGCAAACTAGACAAATATGCTGAAACAGTAGTAAAGGTGGGTTTGAATGTACAGAAAGGACAGGATGTTAATATTACAGCCCCAGTCCATGCAACAAATTTTGTACGTAAAGTAGTCAAACATGCTTATTTGGCAGGAGCTAGGCAAGTATTAGTGGATTATCAAGATGATAAATTAGATTTATTAAAATATGAACTAGCATCTGAAGAAGGTTTAAAGGCATTTCCTTCATGGAAAGTTAAAGGGATGATGGAGATGGCAGATAACAATGCAGCCTTTCTAGGTATCCGATCTAAAAATCCAGAGTTGTTAAAGGATGTTGATCCTGAACGCCTAGCTATTGTTGATAAAGTTAGTGTAACCGAGAATAAAGAATATTCACAAAATTATATTTCAACCGGTAGAATTAGTTGGACATTAGTTAGTTACCCTTCTCCAGAATGGGCACAGCTTGTTTTCCCAAATTTAACAGAGGACGAATCGCTAGAGAAATTGTGGGAAGCGATGTTTGATGTTACTCGAGTTAATCAAGAAAATCCAGTTGGTGAATGGAAAGAGCACATGAGAGGTTTAGCCAATAGAGCTGAAATTTTAAATAAGAAAAAATATAAAAAACTTCACTATAGAGCAACGGGTACAGATCTAACGATTGAACTGCATAAGGATCATAAGTGGATGTGTGCCAATTTTACAAATGAAAAAGGGACAGAGTTTGTACCTAATATGCCTACGGAAGAAGTATTTACGATTCCTTTCAAAAAAGGAGTGAACGGTACGGTAGCTAGTACGAAACCTTTAAATTACAAGGGTAGTTTGATTAATCATTTCAGCTTAACTTTTAAAGAAGGTAAGGTTGTAGATTTTAAAGCAGAAGAAGGTTATGAAATATTGAAAAACCTATTATCCATAGATGAAGGTGCTAAGTATTTAGGAGAAGTTGCTTTAGTACCGCACGATTCTCCAATTTCTAATTCAAATTTAGTGTTTTATGATACGTTATACGATGAGAATGCTTCATGTCATATTGCTTTAGGTAATGCACTTAAAACCTGCGTGGAAAATGTGAAGGAAAAAAGCAAAGAAGATTTTGAAGAAATGGGCTTTAATGAAAGTTTGACTCATGTTGATTTTATGATTGGCTCAGGGGAGTTAGATATTGACGGTGAAACAGAGGACGGGACAAAAGAAGCGATCTTTCGTTCAGGAAACTGGGTCATTTAA
- a CDS encoding DUF368 domain-containing protein: MGISDLIPGVSAGTIAVVLGIYDNLLNAINKLFSKNWKRHFMFILPIGIGMVSAILLLSKIMETLLEQFPQPTYFFFLGLIIGILPFLFIQANAKSNFTGKHYIILIIAGLSIASMAIFKEESTTAVWEIIGPTELVLLFLSGWVASTAMMLPGVSGSFILLLIGVYPTVIHAVSNLNLVVIGVVGFGILFGIMIMSKLLSYLLHTFPTIMYAIIIGMVSGSIIVIFPGVDDQIWISFISLCLGLGAAIALGKIEYKNNPKK, encoded by the coding sequence ATGGGAATAAGTGACTTAATCCCTGGCGTGAGCGCCGGAACAATCGCAGTTGTTTTAGGTATATACGACAACTTATTAAACGCCATTAACAAGCTATTCAGCAAGAATTGGAAACGTCATTTCATGTTTATATTGCCTATTGGTATAGGGATGGTATCCGCAATATTACTTTTGAGCAAAATCATGGAGACATTATTGGAACAATTTCCTCAGCCTACTTATTTTTTCTTCTTAGGTTTAATTATAGGTATTCTCCCCTTTTTATTTATTCAAGCTAATGCCAAATCAAATTTTACAGGCAAACATTATATCATCTTAATTATTGCTGGTTTATCTATTGCATCTATGGCAATTTTTAAGGAAGAATCAACCACAGCTGTGTGGGAAATAATTGGTCCTACTGAATTAGTACTATTATTTTTATCTGGCTGGGTGGCTAGTACTGCTATGATGTTACCTGGTGTAAGTGGTTCTTTTATATTATTACTTATTGGAGTTTATCCGACAGTTATACATGCTGTGTCTAATCTAAACCTTGTTGTAATTGGGGTTGTAGGATTTGGAATTTTATTTGGCATCATGATCATGAGTAAACTGTTAAGTTATCTACTCCATACTTTTCCTACAATCATGTATGCTATTATTATTGGGATGGTATCTGGATCAATTATTGTGATATTTCCAGGCGTAGATGATCAAATATGGATTAGTTTTATATCGCTTTGTTTAGGTCTTGGGGCAGCCATAGCATTAGGAAAAATTGAATATAAAAACAATCCAAAAAAGTGA
- a CDS encoding M50 family metallopeptidase: protein MRLKLFIMSIITVILMYIPFIGTFLRVINTMIHETGHALITLFTKGEVTRIELFSNLEGVTFTKYSLWISGFLSGISGYVFASMIAFVCILLWKNGRNKWLIHLLLYISVINLIFWVRNVYGILWLVCFIPFLIYLLVQKSQKVLENITLILSILLITTSFMSTIDILVLSLISPSRAGDATFLNSITYIPTLIWGILFFLQALFFAYISIKTVLSRKNKIVEKNIVHY, encoded by the coding sequence ATGCGTTTGAAATTATTTATTATGTCTATTATTACTGTTATCTTAATGTATATCCCTTTTATAGGAACCTTTTTACGAGTTATCAATACGATGATTCATGAAACTGGACATGCACTAATCACTTTATTTACAAAAGGTGAGGTAACAAGAATTGAATTATTTTCTAATTTAGAAGGGGTAACATTCACTAAATATTCGCTTTGGATCAGTGGTTTTTTATCTGGAATAAGTGGATATGTATTTGCTTCTATGATCGCTTTTGTATGTATCTTGTTATGGAAAAATGGAAGAAATAAATGGTTGATTCATCTTTTACTATACATTTCAGTAATTAACCTCATATTCTGGGTTAGAAACGTATACGGCATTCTTTGGCTTGTTTGTTTTATTCCTTTTCTGATTTATTTATTAGTACAAAAAAGTCAGAAGGTTTTAGAGAATATAACCTTAATCCTATCGATTTTACTAATCACAACCTCATTTATGTCTACCATCGATATTCTTGTTTTAAGTTTAATTTCTCCAAGTAGGGCTGGAGATGCTACTTTTCTAAATTCAATAACTTATATTCCAACTTTAATCTGGGGCATACTATTCTTTTTACAAGCACTTTTTTTCGCTTATATATCCATCAAAACTGTACTATCTAGGAAAAATAAAATAGTAGAGAAAAATATAGTCCATTATTAA
- a CDS encoding methionine ABC transporter permease has translation MKELLPNVNWDKMWEATGETIYMTAISVVATFVLGIILGLLLFLTSKGNIYENKIIHAFVAAIVNIFRSIPFIILIILLIPFTKVIVGSMIGENAALPALIIGTAPFYARMVEIALREIDKGVIEAAKAMGAKTSTIIWKVLLPESMPALVSGITVTAIALVGYTAMAGFVGAGGLGNLAFLQGYQRFQYDYTFITTIAILIIVFSIQFVGDYVTSKIDKR, from the coding sequence ATGAAAGAATTACTGCCTAATGTGAATTGGGATAAAATGTGGGAAGCTACAGGGGAAACCATTTATATGACAGCTATCTCAGTAGTGGCTACATTTGTTCTTGGAATCATTTTAGGTCTACTATTGTTCTTAACCTCGAAAGGGAATATTTATGAAAATAAAATCATTCATGCTTTTGTGGCTGCCATTGTTAATATATTTAGATCTATTCCGTTTATTATTTTAATCATTCTATTGATCCCTTTTACGAAAGTCATTGTGGGAAGCATGATTGGTGAAAATGCAGCGTTACCGGCTCTCATTATTGGAACAGCTCCGTTTTATGCAAGGATGGTAGAAATTGCTCTGAGAGAAATAGATAAAGGTGTTATTGAAGCAGCTAAAGCAATGGGCGCCAAAACTTCTACAATTATCTGGAAGGTGTTGCTTCCTGAATCTATGCCCGCATTAGTATCTGGTATTACGGTAACTGCGATTGCTTTAGTAGGTTATACAGCAATGGCTGGGTTTGTGGGAGCAGGCGGCTTAGGGAATTTGGCCTTTCTACAAGGATATCAACGGTTTCAATATGATTATACTTTCATCACTACCATTGCCATATTAATCATTGTATTTTCAATTCAGTTTGTAGGTGACTATGTCACTTCAAAAATAGATAAAAGATAA
- a CDS encoding S-adenosylmethionine:tRNA ribosyltransferase-isomerase yields the protein MNAVAMKFEIPEQLNAAKPPERRGIRRDFVRMMVLNRDNGEVEHSTFYNLDRYLKKGDVLVLNNSRTVPAILHAEHLRNNKMINPKVEIRLAHRKTEKSWEALVVSKNVKDGDQLRLSTKLIATIGVNVKREPFYLLEFSLSGAQLYDEVYSLGEPVRYEYIQGEWDLNYYQTVYASVPGSVEMPSAGRAFSWELLLKLQRKGVHVAFLQLHTGLSYLLDDKYHQDPSENTESYQIPQETVELIQKAKENGGRVIAVGTTVVRALESAVNEEGKLINESGWTNLYITKNYPLKVADGLITGLHEPEASHLQLLSAFIDEEDLMEAYHQAINESYLWHEFGDMNLIL from the coding sequence ATGAATGCAGTAGCGATGAAATTTGAAATTCCTGAACAGTTGAATGCAGCTAAACCTCCTGAACGGAGAGGAATTCGTAGAGATTTCGTACGAATGATGGTTTTAAATCGGGACAATGGGGAAGTAGAGCACTCTACATTTTACAATTTAGATCGATATTTAAAAAAGGGAGATGTTCTTGTTTTAAACAATAGTAGAACAGTACCTGCAATATTACACGCTGAACATTTAAGGAACAACAAAATGATAAATCCCAAAGTAGAAATTAGGCTAGCACATAGGAAGACAGAGAAAAGTTGGGAAGCATTAGTTGTTTCAAAGAATGTGAAAGATGGGGATCAGTTGAGACTTTCAACAAAATTAATCGCAACAATAGGAGTCAATGTTAAGAGAGAACCATTTTATTTATTAGAGTTTTCACTCTCAGGTGCACAATTATACGATGAAGTTTATTCATTGGGAGAACCAGTTCGTTATGAGTATATTCAGGGAGAATGGGACTTGAATTATTATCAAACTGTATATGCATCCGTTCCAGGTTCTGTTGAAATGCCTTCTGCTGGTCGAGCTTTTAGCTGGGAGTTGCTATTGAAATTACAACGTAAAGGAGTTCATGTAGCCTTCTTACAACTTCATACAGGTTTAAGCTACTTGTTGGATGATAAATATCACCAAGACCCATCTGAAAATACGGAAAGTTATCAAATTCCACAAGAGACAGTTGAATTAATCCAAAAGGCAAAGGAAAATGGCGGAAGAGTTATCGCTGTAGGTACTACGGTAGTTAGAGCACTTGAATCGGCCGTGAATGAAGAGGGGAAATTAATTAACGAATCAGGTTGGACGAATTTATACATTACGAAAAACTACCCACTGAAAGTCGCTGATGGATTAATTACAGGGTTACATGAGCCAGAAGCGAGTCACTTGCAGTTATTATCTGCATTTATTGATGAGGAAGATTTGATGGAGGCATATCACCAAGCTATTAATGAGTCCTATTTATGGCATGAATTTGGTGATATGAATTTAATTCTATGA
- a CDS encoding ABC transporter permease has protein sequence MDSIQDITLVQLFTSYVFILLLIAIVKWLGIRREKEILIASVRMSIQLALVGYLLTYVFENPNPFITVLIILFMQSFAVYNVFKRVKTMISADLKKIIAFSLFIGTTLSMVYFDFVVIQFTPWYDPRYFIPIAGMIIGNSMTGITLGISTLMDGMHSKRQFIESSLMLGATPKEASRFIVRQSFDAAILPTVNSMVGMGIVFLPGMMTGVILSGADPMIAIKYQIVILLGITASVSLSILLLLQLGYKTFFNKKAQLKRTS, from the coding sequence ATGGATAGCATTCAAGATATCACTTTAGTGCAGCTGTTTACTTCTTATGTTTTTATATTATTATTAATTGCAATCGTAAAATGGTTAGGCATTCGGAGGGAAAAAGAAATTTTAATTGCCTCAGTTAGGATGAGTATCCAACTAGCTCTTGTAGGTTATCTTTTAACTTATGTTTTTGAAAATCCCAACCCATTCATCACGGTATTAATCATCTTATTTATGCAGTCTTTTGCCGTATATAATGTATTTAAAAGAGTAAAAACGATGATTTCTGCTGATCTAAAAAAAATTATCGCATTTTCTTTATTTATAGGGACCACATTAAGTATGGTTTATTTTGACTTTGTTGTTATTCAATTTACACCTTGGTATGATCCACGTTATTTTATTCCGATTGCTGGAATGATTATTGGTAACTCGATGACAGGAATTACATTAGGTATCTCCACATTAATGGATGGTATGCACAGCAAAAGGCAATTTATTGAATCTTCTCTCATGCTTGGAGCCACACCAAAAGAGGCTTCACGATTTATTGTAAGACAATCGTTTGATGCAGCTATTTTACCTACAGTAAATAGTATGGTAGGTATGGGAATTGTTTTCCTGCCAGGTATGATGACAGGGGTTATTTTATCTGGTGCAGATCCTATGATTGCAATTAAATATCAAATTGTTATTCTACTTGGAATAACGGCAAGTGTTTCTCTTTCTATTTTACTATTATTGCAATTAGGTTATAAAACGTTCTTTAACAAAAAAGCTCAACTTAAAAGAACTTCATAA
- a CDS encoding MetQ/NlpA family ABC transporter substrate-binding protein has protein sequence MKKVLLSVILFTIVLALTACGASDSQEGTDEVKNEGGNQEAVTLVVGASNVPHAEILEQAVPVLAEKGIELEIVTFQDYVLPNTALAEKELDANYFQHIPYLESQLADHGYDFVNAGGIHIEPIGVYSQNYESLADLPEGAQLIMSNSVADHGRFLSLLQTEGLITLKEGIDTTKATIEDIAENPRNIEFIADIEAGLLPQVYNNGEGDAVLINTNYAIDAGLNPVEDAIALEGSESPYVNIITVRSGDETREEIQTLVEILRSEDIQNFILEEYNNSVVPVSE, from the coding sequence ATGAAGAAAGTTTTACTATCAGTTATATTATTTACTATTGTACTAGCTTTGACAGCTTGTGGAGCAAGTGATAGTCAGGAAGGTACTGATGAAGTGAAGAATGAAGGAGGTAATCAAGAAGCAGTAACATTAGTAGTTGGAGCTTCCAATGTACCTCATGCTGAAATTTTAGAGCAAGCTGTACCTGTGTTAGCTGAAAAAGGGATTGAACTAGAAATTGTTACATTCCAAGATTACGTTCTACCAAATACAGCGCTAGCTGAAAAAGAATTAGATGCCAATTATTTTCAACATATTCCATATTTAGAAAGTCAATTAGCTGATCATGGTTATGATTTTGTTAATGCCGGTGGGATTCATATTGAGCCAATAGGAGTATATTCACAAAACTATGAAAGTTTAGCTGATTTACCAGAAGGGGCTCAATTAATTATGAGTAACTCTGTAGCAGATCATGGTCGATTCTTATCTTTATTACAAACTGAAGGGTTAATCACTTTAAAAGAAGGGATTGATACTACTAAGGCTACTATAGAAGATATTGCTGAAAATCCTAGAAACATTGAATTTATTGCAGATATCGAAGCGGGTCTTTTACCGCAAGTATACAACAACGGTGAAGGAGATGCAGTTTTAATTAATACAAACTATGCGATTGATGCTGGATTAAACCCAGTTGAAGATGCGATTGCACTCGAAGGTTCTGAATCTCCATATGTGAACATTATCACTGTAAGAAGTGGTGATGAAACTCGTGAAGAGATCCAAACATTAGTTGAGATTTTACGTTCAGAGGATATTCAAAACTTTATTCTTGAAGAGTATAACAATTCAGTTGTTCCAGTATCAGAGTAA
- a CDS encoding ABC transporter ATP-binding protein: MFYLKDVEVNPILYIEDLTFEKQKITSIIGKSGSGKSTLLKLLNHLNSYDSGTIEYEGKDISTINPIQLRREVVMLPQTPSIYDGSIKDNLLIGLKFSEKNTDSVDEQNLINLLELFDLHKKLDENAEELSGGEKQRLAFARIILMNPPVYLLDEPTSALDDETADEVMGQFFKFIKNNQKTVIMVTHSIKVAEKYSDQIIDITKLNEKEMSVTHG; encoded by the coding sequence ATGTTTTATCTTAAAGATGTTGAAGTAAACCCCATCCTATACATAGAGGATTTAACCTTTGAAAAGCAAAAAATAACCAGTATAATCGGAAAAAGTGGGAGTGGTAAATCCACTCTATTAAAATTGTTAAATCATTTGAATAGTTATGATAGTGGAACCATTGAATATGAAGGAAAAGACATTAGCACTATTAACCCCATTCAATTACGAAGAGAAGTTGTCATGCTACCACAAACACCATCTATATATGATGGATCTATAAAGGATAATTTGCTTATTGGCTTAAAATTTAGTGAGAAAAATACAGATTCTGTTGATGAACAAAATCTGATTAATCTTTTGGAATTGTTTGATCTACATAAAAAACTAGATGAAAATGCAGAAGAGCTATCTGGAGGAGAGAAACAACGTCTTGCATTTGCAAGAATAATATTAATGAATCCTCCTGTTTATTTATTAGATGAACCCACCTCTGCTCTAGATGATGAAACAGCAGATGAAGTAATGGGGCAGTTTTTCAAATTTATTAAAAATAATCAAAAAACAGTTATTATGGTCACCCACTCCATAAAAGTAGCAGAAAAATATTCAGATCAAATCATTGACATCACAAAATTAAATGAAAAAGAAATGAGTGTGACTCATGGATAG
- a CDS encoding VOC family protein: MIKRIATVAVYVDDQQKAKQFWTEKAGFEVAAEFPMGPGVFWLEVRPKGAQSHLVIYPKTMMQDWNEKKPSIVFECENIDETFETLKANGVSFVDEPKKMEWGTFVQFKDEDGNQFLLKG, encoded by the coding sequence ATGATTAAACGTATTGCAACTGTAGCTGTTTACGTAGATGATCAACAAAAAGCGAAACAATTTTGGACTGAAAAGGCTGGGTTTGAAGTTGCTGCTGAATTTCCAATGGGACCAGGTGTATTCTGGTTAGAAGTAAGACCTAAAGGAGCTCAATCTCACCTTGTTATTTATCCTAAAACTATGATGCAGGATTGGAACGAAAAGAAACCTTCCATCGTATTTGAATGTGAGAATATTGATGAAACTTTTGAGACGTTAAAAGCAAATGGTGTCTCATTTGTAGATGAGCCTAAAAAGATGGAGTGGGGTACGTTTGTACAGTTTAAAGATGAAGATGGAAATCAATTTTTATTGAAGGGTTAA